Proteins encoded together in one Candidatus Lariskella endosymbiont of Epinotia ramella window:
- a CDS encoding IS256 family transposase: MKTEKNKKINEAIDLLIEGGADLKTVLKQDGLIKELTKSILERALQAEMSEHLGYNKYDRSETENCRNGHYNKNLITENGSIELNIPRDREGKFAPVIVSKNQTRIDGLDQKIISLYAKGMSLSDIKIQLQELYGAEVSESLISRVTDDVIDEVRIWQSRPLEPLYPIVYFDCLIVKVRQDKQIINKSVYVALGIDLQGRKDILGLWISENEGSKFWLSNFTELKNRGLKDILIACSDNLTGMSEAICASYPKTEHQLCIVHQIRNSLKYVSYKDRKLLASDLKLIYSSATEDEAHLALESFDKKWSKRYPHIAKSWYNNWENLVIFLQYPESIRKIIYTTNAIESLNSQLRKVTRNKRVFPNDDSVFKVLYLTIDYITKKWTMPISNWNEAMAHFIIKFDGRF; this comes from the coding sequence GCAGGATGGATTGATTAAGGAATTAACGAAGAGTATTTTGGAGAGAGCCTTGCAGGCAGAAATGTCTGAACACTTAGGTTATAACAAATATGATAGGTCTGAAACTGAGAATTGCAGGAATGGTCATTATAATAAGAATTTGATTACTGAGAATGGCAGTATCGAGTTAAATATTCCGCGAGATAGAGAAGGTAAATTTGCACCTGTAATTGTCTCCAAGAATCAAACAAGAATAGATGGTTTAGATCAAAAGATAATATCTCTGTATGCCAAGGGGATGAGTTTGTCTGATATCAAGATCCAATTACAAGAATTATATGGAGCAGAAGTTAGTGAGAGTTTAATTAGTAGGGTTACAGATGATGTAATTGATGAGGTTAGAATTTGGCAGAGTAGACCTCTTGAACCATTATATCCTATAGTATATTTTGATTGTTTAATAGTTAAGGTAAGGCAAGATAAACAGATAATTAATAAATCAGTATATGTTGCGCTGGGTATAGATTTACAGGGCCGGAAAGATATTTTAGGATTATGGATAAGTGAGAATGAAGGATCTAAATTCTGGCTTAGTAATTTTACTGAATTGAAGAATCGAGGATTAAAAGATATATTAATTGCCTGTAGTGATAACCTGACTGGTATGTCTGAAGCTATATGCGCAAGTTATCCCAAAACTGAGCATCAGCTTTGTATAGTACATCAAATTAGAAATAGCCTGAAGTATGTATCATATAAAGACAGAAAATTATTGGCATCAGATTTAAAGCTTATTTATAGCTCTGCTACTGAAGATGAAGCGCATCTTGCCCTAGAATCTTTTGATAAGAAATGGAGTAAACGATATCCACATATAGCAAAATCCTGGTATAATAATTGGGAGAATCTTGTAATATTTCTGCAATATCCAGAGAGTATCCGTAAGATAATTTACACTACAAATGCTATAGAATCGCTGAATAGTCAGTTGAGAAAAGTTACAAGAAATAAGCGTGTTTTCCCAAATGATGATTCGGTATTCAAGGTTTTATACCTAACGATTGATTATATTACCAAAAAATGGACCATGCCTATCTCTAACTGGAATGAAGCTATGGCTCATTTTATAATCAAATTTGATGGGAGATTTTAA